One genomic segment of Centropristis striata isolate RG_2023a ecotype Rhode Island chromosome 13, C.striata_1.0, whole genome shotgun sequence includes these proteins:
- the fkbp10a gene encoding peptidyl-prolyl cis-trans isomerase FKBP10 isoform X1, which translates to MDLIILPVLFCLHVAAVNCNRPLADVVVDRLEIPRVCPREVQTEDFIRYHFNGTFYADGKKFDSSHDRGKAFISQVGLGRLITGMDRGLQGMCVNERRRITIPPHLAYGSIGTGGIIPPDAMLVYDVLLLDIWHTEDKVDIRRLDKPAGCNRTTVASDFIRYHYNGTLLSGKAFDSSYSRNATYDTYLGQGDLIKGMDEGLLGMCVGERRVIIVPPFLAYGEAGHGTEVPPQSTLVFEVLLVDMFNPKDDLIVEVKEVPAGCNRRTVTGDYIRYHYNGTFQDGTAFDSSYQRNSTYNTYIGKGYVIRGMDKALQGLCMGEKRKILIPPHMAYGEDGVRDLIPSSAVLVFDIHVIDFHNPKDSVEIKVTHKPQECKVTSEADDLIQYRYNCSLMDGTLLYSSDQYDSPSITTLGANTVIPGLEEGLIGMCLGEKREVVVPPHLGHGENGAGEVPRSAVLFFELELVRLQKGVPEGYMFVWLGDGPDPLFPAMDLNGDKEVPLEEFSDFIMLQVKEDKGRLRPGIDANSIIEDMFNNQDQNKDGKIVEDELRLQGGDESEQVRKDEL; encoded by the exons ATGGATCTAATCATATTACCGGTTTTATTCTGCCTACATGTAGCCGCTGTTAACTGTAACCGGCCGTTAGCGGACGTTGTCGTCGATCGGTTAGAGATACCGAGAGTTTGTCCTCGAGAAGTGCAAACAGAAGATTTTATCCGTTATCATTTTAACGGTACCTTCTATGCGGACGGGAAAAAGTTTGACTCCAG TCATGACCGAGGCAAAGCCTTCATCAGCCAGGTGGGCCTGGGCAGACTGATCACAGGGATGGACCGTGGTCTCCAGGGCATGTGTGTCAATGAACGCAGGAGGATCACAATCCCACCACACCTGGCCTATGGAAGCATCGGCACAG GTGGTATAATCCCTCCTGATGCAATGTTGGTGTATGATGTTCTCCTGCTGGACATCTGGCACACAGAGGACAAGGTCGACATCCGCAGACTTGACAAACCTGCAGGCTGCAACCGCACCACTGTGGCGTCAGATTTTATCCGGTACCACTATAACGGCACCCTGCTGTCTGGTAAAGCCTTCGACTCCAG TTATTCGAGGAATGCAACCTATGACACCTACTTGGGACAGGGCGACCTCATCAAAGGCATGGACGAGGGTCTTCTGGGCATGTGTGTCGGGGAGAGAAGGGTCATCATCGTCCCACCATTCCTGGCGTATGGAGAGGCTGGCCATG GAACTGAGGTCCCTCCTCAGTCCACGCTGGTGTTCGAGGTGCTGCTGGTTGACATGTTCAACCCTAAGGATGATTTGATTGTAGAGGTGAAGGAGGTTCCTGCAGGCTGCAACCGCAGGACTGTGACTGGAGATTACATCCGCTACCACTACAACGGCACCTTCCAGGACGGCACAGCCTTCGACTCAAG TTACCAGCGAAACAGCACCTATAACACTTATATCGGCAAGGGATATGTGATCCGAGGGATGGACAAAGCCTTGCAGGGGCTGTGCAtgggagagaagagaaagatcCTCATCCCTCCTCACATGGCTTACGGCGAAGACGGAGTCA GAGACCTCATTCCCAGCTCTGCTGTGCTGGTCTTTGATATTCACGTCATCGACTTTCACAACCCCAAAGACTCAGTTGAAATTAAAGTTACCCACAAGCCTCAGGAATGCAAAGTAACCAGTGAAGCTGACGATTTGATTCAGTACCGTTATAACTGCTCCTTGATGGACGGCACCCTGCTGTACTCCTC GGACCAGTACGACTCACCTTCCATCACGACTCTCGGGGCGAACACAGTGATCCCGGGTCTGGAGGAAGGTTTGATTGGCATGTGTTTGGGTGAGAAGAGGGAGGTGGTCGTTCCACCGCACttgggacatggtgaaaatggAG CTGGAGAAGTCCCCAGGAGTGCAGTGCTCTTCTTCGAGCTGGAGTTAGTGAGGCTGCAGAAGGGTGTGCCTGAAGGCTACATGTTTGTGTGGCTGGGAGACGGTCCAGATCCACTCTTTCCTGCTATGGACCTCAACGGTGACAAAGAGGTTCCACTAGAGGAG TTTTCAGACTTCATCATGCTTCAGGTTAAAGAGGACAAAGGTCGTCTCCGGCCGGGGATCGATGCCAACAGCATCATTGAGGACATGTTCAATAACCAGGACCAAAATAAAGACGGCAAGATTGTAGAAGACGAACTGAGGCTTCAGGGGGGGGACGAGTCTGAACAAGTGAGGAAAGACGAGCTGTAA
- the p3h4 gene encoding endoplasmic reticulum protein SC65, which translates to MLLRSLCLALLLLLVLVEAQYEKYSLRSFPQKDIMPLDSSYNYALEQYGAQNWAESIKYLELSLRLHRLLRDSEAFCSRNCSSVSRDNDTVFSDSSLSVVRHILLRAACLKKCKADFPVFNLTYPRRDLLETFEKRVPYRYIQYAYFQLNNLERAVSAAHTFLKKNPTDPYLSKNMKYYKTLFDVEEYLIDHEEQPYESVFLKSVTLYNNGDFSSSARNMEQAITHYFEVYALCLAGCEGSYEILEYKDFYPTMADLFTDVLKCKVKCEENLTPNVGGFFVEKFVATMYHYLQFSYYKLNDVKNAAPCAASYMLFDNKDQVMQQNVAYYRFYRQQWGLEERDFQPRPEALRYFNETNKQKEMLEFALNYLQIDDEGEVSPEDLVSSHAEDPDAEFEGMGDYEESFLAEWWQEPKTKWDAGEISD; encoded by the exons ATGCTCCTGAGAAGCTTGTGCCtggccctgctgctgctcctggtcCTGGTGGAGGCTCAGTATGAGAAGTACAGCTTGAGAAGTTTCCCCCAGAAAGACATCATGCCGCTGGACTCCTCATACAACTACGCGCTGGAGCAGTATGGGGCGCAGAACTGGGCAGAGAGCATCAAGTACCTGGAGCTCAGCCTGCGGCTCCACCGGCTGCTGCGGGACAGCGAGGCGTTCTGCAGCCGCAACTGCAGCTCCGTCAGTCGGGATAACGACACCGTGTTTAGCGACAGTAGCCTCAGCGTCGTGCGCCACATCCTACTGAGGGCTGCGTGCCTTAAAAAGTGCAAGGCGGATTTTCCAGTGTTCAACCTCACGTATCCACGAAGGGATTTACTGGAAACCTTCGAGAAAAGAGTACCGTATCGGTACATACAGTATGCGTACTTCCAG CTTAACAACTTGGAGAGGGCTGTGTCAGCTGCTCACACCTTCCTGAAGAAGAACCCAACAGATCCATATCTGTCCAAAAACATGAAGTATTACAAGACGCTGTTTGATGTGGAAGAATATCTCATCGACCACGAGGAGCAGCCGTATGAA AGTGTTTTCCTTAAGAGTGTGACGCTTTACAACAACGGAGACTTCAGCAGCAGTGCTCGAAACATGGAGCAGGCCATCACGCATTACTTTGAAGTATACGCTCTCTGCTTGGCCGGCTGTGAGGGCTCGTATGAAATCTTAGAGTACAAAGACTTCTATCCCACCATGGCAG ATCTCTTCACTGATGTCCTGaaatgtaaagtaaaatgtGAAGAGAACCTGACACCCAATGTTGGAGGCTTCTTCGTGGAGAAGTTTGTCGCCACCATGTATCACTACCTCCAGTTTTCCTATTATAAAC TGAACGATGTTAAAAACGCTGCTCCGTGTGCAGCCAGCTACATGCTGTTTGACAATAAGGACCAGGTGATGCAGCAAAATGTAGCGTACTACCGCTTCTACCGGCAGCAGTGGGGACTGGAGGAGAGGGACTTCCAGCCTCGGCCT GAGGCTCTGAGGTACTTTAACGAGACAAACAAGCAGAAAGAGATGCTGGAGTTTGCACTGAACTACCTACAAATTGATGATGAG GGCGAGGTGAGTCCAGAAGACCTGGTCTCCTCACACGCGGAGGATCCTGACGCTGAGTTTGAGGGGATGGGAGACTACGAGGAGTCCTTCTTGGCTGAGTGGTGGCAGGAACCCAAAACTAAGTGGGACGCCGGAGAGATCTCAGACTGA